One segment of Chionomys nivalis chromosome 3, mChiNiv1.1, whole genome shotgun sequence DNA contains the following:
- the LOC130871362 gene encoding zinc finger protein 239-like has protein sequence MPQSANKWHLNVGLTSELKNTQKCGHMYKGAREGSHKKIAPQVERYERNHNGEKASEYIQCVKPLACYNLLQRHEQIYSAEKPYDGIQYDEGFAGTNCLQILKRTHAGENPYGCNQCGKDFSYVRSLQVHKRAHTGEKSNECNQNDKAFSKCSKLQIHERTHTKEKPYECNECGKVFAFQYNLKLHKRTHTGEKPYTCNQCNKAFMCNSELNRHKRTHTGEKPYKCNQCDKAFARHSYLPRHKRTHTGEKPYKCNQCDKAFARHSYLPRHKRTHTGEKPYKCNQCYKAFASHSDLHRHKRTHTGEKPYECNQCGKAFSLNSSLQLHKRTHTGEKPYECNQCGKAFSQHSNLKSHKRIHTGEKPYKCNQCSKAFVSYRSVQIHQRIHAV, from the exons ATGCCACAGTCAGCCAACAAATGGCACCTAAATGTGGGTCTGACAAGTGAACTCAAAAACACACAGAAGTGTGGTCACATGTACAAGGGAGCACGTGAGGGATCCCACAAGAAAATTGCACCACAGGTGGAGAG GTATGAAAGAAACCATAATGGAGAGAAGGCCTCTGAATATATTCAGTGTGTTAAACCCCTTGCATGTTACAATCTTCTTCAAAGGCATGAACAAATTTATTCTGCAGAGAAGCCATATGATGGTATTCAATATGATGAAGGCTTTGCAGGTACCAATTGTCTCCAAATACTTAAAAGAACACATGCTGGAGAGAATCCCTATggatgtaatcaatgtggtaaagacTTTTCATATGTCAGAAGTCTCCAAGTTCACAAAAGagcacatactggagagaaaagcAATGAATGTAATCAAAATGATAAAGCTTTTTCAAAATGCTCTAAACTccaaatacatgaaagaacacatactaaagagaaaccttatgaatgtaatgaATGTGGTAAAGTATTTGCATTTCAATATAATCTCAaattacataaaagaacacatactggagagaaaccctacacatGTAATCAGTGTAATAAAGCTTTTATGTGTAATAGTGAGCTtaacagacataaaagaacacatactggagagaaaccttataaatgtaatcaatgtgataaagcttTTGCGAGGCATAGTTACCTTcccagacataaaagaacacatactggagagaaaccttataaatgtaatcaatgtgataaagcttTTGCGAGGCATAGTTACCTTcccagacataaaagaacacatactggagagaaaccttataaaTGTAATCAATGTTATAAAGCTTTTGCGAGTCATAGTGACCTtcacagacataaaagaacacatactggagagaaaccctatgaatgtaatcaatgtggtaaagccttttcactTAACAGTAGTCTCCAACttcacaaaagaacacatactggagagaagccatatgaatgtaatcaatgtggtaaagccttttcacaaCACAGTAATCTAAAatcacataaaagaatacatactggagagaaaccttataaaTGTAATCAATGTAGTAAAGCCTTTGTAAGTTATAGAAGTGTACAAATCCATCAAAGAATACATGCTGTATAG